The following are from one region of the Marinomonas sp. CT5 genome:
- the bioA gene encoding adenosylmethionine--8-amino-7-oxononanoate transaminase, translating into MKTDQNYLDLDKQLLWHPYTSMSNPSPHFLVEKASGCEITLSNGRTLIDGMSSWWSVIHGYNHPTINSAIQEQLSQFSHVMFGGLTHKPAIDLAEKLIAITPTDLQRVFFSDSGSVSVEVALKMAIQYWNTQGKPSKQFFVTPKSGYHGDTFAAMSVCDPENGMHNLFAAALTQQYFISPPPTGLDTAIKSEYLDEIRKMFEENHQCIAGFIIEPVVQNAGGMRFYNPEYLNQIRALCDEFDILLIFDEIATGFGRTGKLFATDHTNICPDIMCVGKALTGGYMTLAATLTNDKVALGISHEGGVFMHGPTFMGNPLACSAANASLALLDEYNIPEKITQLENWMKAALIRCEELEQVKEVRCLGGIGVVELHHPINLHDIQPKFVELGVWIRPFGKLIYLMPPYIISEEQIQALGKAIYQVTNTLPH; encoded by the coding sequence ATGAAAACGGATCAAAACTACCTAGATTTAGACAAGCAACTTCTGTGGCATCCCTACACATCTATGAGCAACCCCAGCCCGCATTTTCTTGTTGAAAAGGCCTCAGGCTGTGAGATAACCCTAAGTAATGGGCGCACACTCATCGACGGCATGTCATCTTGGTGGAGCGTCATTCACGGCTACAACCACCCCACCATAAATAGCGCTATTCAAGAACAACTATCGCAATTCTCACACGTAATGTTTGGCGGCCTAACCCATAAACCAGCCATTGATCTTGCTGAAAAGCTGATCGCTATTACACCTACAGATCTGCAGCGAGTGTTTTTCTCCGACTCAGGCTCAGTCTCGGTGGAAGTCGCCTTAAAAATGGCTATTCAGTACTGGAATACTCAAGGCAAGCCAAGCAAACAATTCTTTGTCACTCCTAAAAGTGGCTACCATGGTGATACCTTTGCCGCCATGTCAGTTTGCGATCCAGAAAATGGCATGCACAACTTATTCGCTGCCGCACTCACTCAGCAATACTTCATATCGCCACCGCCCACAGGCTTAGACACAGCGATCAAGAGCGAGTATCTAGACGAGATTCGTAAGATGTTCGAAGAAAATCATCAATGTATAGCCGGCTTCATCATTGAGCCAGTGGTACAAAATGCGGGGGGCATGCGGTTTTACAATCCAGAGTATTTAAATCAAATACGCGCACTGTGTGATGAGTTCGACATATTGTTGATTTTCGATGAAATTGCCACAGGTTTTGGCCGCACTGGAAAGCTTTTCGCAACAGATCACACCAATATCTGCCCAGATATCATGTGTGTAGGCAAAGCCTTAACGGGTGGTTACATGACACTGGCCGCCACACTCACCAACGACAAAGTAGCCCTTGGCATCAGCCATGAAGGCGGTGTGTTCATGCACGGCCCCACGTTCATGGGAAACCCGCTTGCTTGTTCTGCTGCGAACGCCAGCCTAGCCCTTCTAGACGAATACAATATTCCAGAAAAAATAACCCAACTAGAAAACTGGATGAAAGCGGCACTCATAAGATGCGAAGAGCTTGAACAAGTAAAAGAGGTACGCTGCCTAGGCGGCATTGGAGTAGTTGAATTACATCACCCGATTAACCTGCATGATATTCAACCAAAATTCGTAGAGCTTGGCGTGTGGATAAGACCCTTTGGTAAACTGATTTATCTCATGCCACCTTACATCATCAGCGAAGAACAAATCCAAGCACTTGGTAAAGCCATTTACCAAGTCACAAACACTCTTCCACACTAA
- the bioB gene encoding biotin synthase BioB: protein MSTNNVSAPRFDWTHAEIKALFDLPFMDLMFRAQTVHRENFAPNEVQVSTLLSIKTGACPEDCKYCPQSGHYNTELEKEKLMEVQKVLEEAALAKEKGASRFCMGAAWKHPSEKDFPYVLEMIKGVKSLGLESCVTLGSLNDEQAKRLSEAGLDYYNHNLDTSAEFYDSIITTRTYQDRLDTLSRVRDSGIKLCCGGIMGMGEEQKDRVGLLRQLSQMTPHPESVPINMLVKVEGTPLENVDDLDTFEFIRTIAVARILMPKSHVRLSAGRQGMSEQTQALCFMAGANSIFYGEKLLTTGNPEADKDMALFANLGINPEKREEHSDAAVAEAIAAQVVKQEESKLFYEASV, encoded by the coding sequence ATGTCTACAAATAATGTGAGTGCACCGCGTTTTGATTGGACTCATGCGGAAATCAAAGCCTTGTTTGATTTGCCCTTCATGGATTTGATGTTTCGCGCTCAGACTGTCCATAGAGAAAACTTTGCGCCAAATGAAGTGCAAGTCAGCACGCTCTTATCGATTAAAACGGGCGCTTGTCCTGAGGACTGTAAGTACTGCCCGCAAAGTGGGCATTACAATACAGAACTTGAAAAAGAAAAATTAATGGAAGTGCAAAAGGTGCTAGAAGAAGCGGCTTTGGCAAAAGAAAAAGGTGCAAGCCGTTTCTGTATGGGCGCAGCTTGGAAACACCCTTCCGAAAAAGATTTTCCTTATGTGTTAGAGATGATTAAAGGTGTTAAGTCGTTAGGCTTAGAGTCTTGTGTGACCTTGGGTTCCTTGAATGATGAGCAAGCGAAGCGTTTATCTGAGGCGGGCTTGGATTACTACAATCATAACCTAGATACGTCAGCAGAATTCTACGACAGCATCATTACGACTCGTACTTATCAAGATCGTTTAGATACGCTTTCTCGTGTCCGTGATTCAGGTATTAAGCTTTGCTGTGGCGGTATTATGGGAATGGGAGAAGAGCAAAAGGATCGAGTGGGCTTGTTGCGTCAACTTTCTCAAATGACTCCACACCCAGAGAGTGTGCCAATTAATATGTTGGTGAAAGTGGAAGGAACGCCACTGGAAAATGTGGACGATTTAGATACCTTTGAATTCATCCGCACTATTGCTGTGGCGCGCATTTTGATGCCTAAGTCCCATGTTAGATTATCTGCTGGCCGTCAAGGTATGAGCGAGCAAACGCAGGCTTTATGTTTTATGGCTGGGGCGAACTCTATTTTCTATGGAGAGAAACTGCTTACCACAGGTAATCCAGAAGCCGATAAAGACATGGCTTTATTTGCGAACTTGGGCATTAACCCTGAGAAACGTGAAGAGCATTCGGATGCGGCTGTTGCCGAAGCGATTGCTGCTCAAGTCGTCAAGCAAGAAGAGTCTAAGCTGTTTTATGAAGCCAGCGTTTAA
- a CDS encoding PAS domain-containing methyl-accepting chemotaxis protein, whose product MRKMPVTNKENDFPDSYVLVSSTDVKGRITFVNDVFCEVAGYEREELIGAPHNLIRHVDVPPAVFADMWANLKKGNSWMGLVKNRCKNGDHYWVSAHVSPLLDNQKIIGYESVRRKATREEIVHAQSIYDRINAGKGLVPTKTKLLAYFNNHTWPVLMLFLLLALTSMLTDSLVLQIAGGVSALVGFILSWMQSQSLDKTAAALPEEAHNPIGQYLYIKSVGLKAAIPFAHIHQDAAAETFRYRLKEGAAQLSNRASEAKASVTTNLANFNKQRSTFQDVVAASSQLLSSVTHVADHIHVTVEATESVGELSRESRLLAQQTGDTMRQVYKDISDAKAVVAILAERSDSINEVVNSISGIAEQTNLLALNAAIESARAGEAGRGFAVVADEVRALAIRTQDATQNINSMTEELKKNTLDVTNTIDKGTAVAQEGVDSVAKVAQKMSDIEAAIKQVVDMTAQINVSSEEQANVARDLNDKMQDVDALSIDSIERAENIVINISHIEEEAYEQGNLAERMKQ is encoded by the coding sequence ATGCGAAAAATGCCAGTAACAAATAAAGAAAATGATTTTCCTGATAGCTATGTTTTAGTGTCTAGTACTGATGTGAAAGGACGCATTACGTTTGTTAATGATGTTTTTTGCGAAGTGGCAGGCTATGAACGAGAAGAGTTGATAGGTGCGCCACATAATTTGATTCGTCATGTGGATGTTCCTCCTGCTGTATTTGCTGATATGTGGGCAAATCTAAAGAAAGGTAACAGCTGGATGGGGTTGGTGAAAAATCGTTGTAAAAACGGCGATCATTATTGGGTGAGTGCTCATGTGAGCCCTCTGCTCGATAATCAAAAAATTATTGGCTATGAATCGGTAAGGCGCAAAGCTACGCGAGAGGAAATAGTCCATGCCCAAAGTATTTATGATCGTATCAACGCTGGTAAAGGCTTAGTTCCGACTAAGACTAAGCTGTTGGCCTATTTTAATAACCATACTTGGCCTGTGTTGATGCTTTTTCTTTTACTTGCTTTGACAAGTATGCTGACTGACTCGCTTGTGTTGCAAATTGCTGGCGGTGTTTCTGCGTTAGTTGGTTTTATCTTGTCATGGATGCAAAGTCAGTCATTAGATAAAACTGCTGCCGCTTTACCCGAAGAGGCGCATAACCCTATTGGTCAGTATCTCTATATTAAGAGTGTTGGTTTAAAAGCCGCGATCCCTTTTGCCCATATTCATCAAGATGCCGCTGCTGAAACGTTTCGCTATCGTTTGAAGGAGGGGGCGGCTCAGCTGAGTAATCGAGCTTCAGAAGCTAAGGCAAGTGTCACAACCAATCTGGCCAATTTTAATAAACAACGAAGTACATTTCAGGATGTGGTGGCGGCCAGCTCTCAGTTGTTGTCTAGTGTGACTCATGTGGCTGATCATATTCATGTGACTGTCGAAGCGACAGAGTCGGTTGGTGAGTTATCGCGTGAGAGTCGCTTGCTCGCCCAGCAAACCGGTGACACGATGCGACAAGTTTATAAGGACATTTCTGATGCCAAAGCCGTTGTTGCTATTTTGGCTGAACGAAGTGACAGTATTAATGAAGTGGTGAACTCTATTAGTGGCATTGCTGAGCAAACCAATTTATTAGCGTTAAATGCTGCTATTGAATCCGCTCGAGCTGGTGAAGCTGGTCGAGGGTTTGCTGTGGTGGCAGATGAAGTCAGAGCATTGGCGATACGAACTCAGGATGCGACACAAAATATTAATAGTATGACGGAAGAGTTAAAGAAAAATACTTTGGATGTTACTAATACTATTGATAAGGGTACCGCAGTCGCGCAAGAGGGCGTTGATAGTGTCGCTAAAGTGGCGCAAAAAATGAGCGATATTGAAGCGGCTATCAAGCAGGTAGTGGATATGACGGCACAAATTAATGTCTCTTCGGAAGAGCAGGCTAATGTTGCTCGAGATTTGAATGATAAGATGCAGGATGTAGATGCTTTAAGTATTGATAGTATTGAGCGGGCTGAAAATATTGTGATCAATATTAGTCATATTGAAGAAGAAGCATACGAACAAGGTAATTTGGCAGAACGCATGAAACAATAA
- a CDS encoding ComF family protein, whose protein sequence is MDWMKLSTTKITKVYHRVFFNHCYLCNNDTPHTLCKFCQQGLPTNLNHCKHCKRPTQYHTNLCGNCQTNRPSYHTCIAPYRFEGIIKTLIHSIKFNQGIHYIRPLTYLLSEHLLETYSCDQWPEQIFYVPSHPKRIKERGFCQTKAMTNQLVKYLKQHLNEKCPSLPRNNPLKKIKHLAAQHSLSRKERLKSQKNSYQLDRPIPKHVALFDDVMTTGSTIENCTNLLLKAGAERVDIWVIARTPDKEHSVKLSEPA, encoded by the coding sequence ATGGACTGGATGAAACTGTCAACCACAAAAATAACAAAGGTTTACCATAGGGTATTTTTTAACCACTGCTATCTATGCAACAACGACACACCACACACTCTCTGCAAGTTCTGCCAACAAGGACTTCCCACCAACCTAAATCATTGCAAACACTGCAAACGCCCTACTCAGTACCATACTAATTTGTGTGGTAACTGCCAAACTAACCGCCCTTCTTATCACACCTGTATTGCCCCTTATCGATTTGAAGGCATCATAAAAACTCTCATCCATAGCATCAAATTCAATCAAGGCATTCACTACATACGCCCGCTCACCTACCTTTTGAGCGAACATCTGCTTGAGACATATTCCTGCGACCAATGGCCTGAGCAAATCTTTTACGTTCCTAGCCATCCTAAACGAATTAAAGAGCGCGGCTTTTGCCAAACAAAAGCCATGACCAATCAATTAGTCAAATACCTTAAACAGCACCTGAATGAAAAGTGCCCATCACTTCCAAGAAACAACCCACTAAAAAAAATTAAACACTTAGCTGCACAGCACTCACTGAGTCGAAAAGAACGACTCAAGAGTCAAAAAAACAGCTACCAACTTGATAGACCTATTCCTAAGCACGTCGCCTTATTTGACGATGTAATGACGACAGGAAGCACTATAGAAAACTGCACAAACCTCCTACTGAAAGCTGGCGCTGAAAGAGTCGATATATGGGTGATTGCTCGAACGCCTGATAAAGAACACTCAGTTAAATTAAGTGAACCGGCCTAG